One segment of Fusobacterium massiliense DNA contains the following:
- a CDS encoding MBL fold metallo-hydrolase, with protein sequence MLNEIQKNIFLVEVPLPKNPLRALNCYFIKNGDNILVIDSGFDHEESEKIFFEALEELGAKIGKTDMFLTHLHADHSGLALKFKNKYQGKVYCSQIDTDYINQMKHELYADRFVPTLKVMGIEPDFKFFETHPGLVYCVKGKLDTTIVKDGDIIDFGDYKFEVIDLSGHTPGQVGIYDKQHKILFSGDHILNKITPNISFWEFKYEDILGTYLKNLDKVYNMEVDVIYSAHRGIIDNPKTRIDELKKHYADRNEEVYNLLKDGEKFTAVDIARKMHWDYRANNFDEFPNNQKWFATGEALANLEHLRAIGKARMDFANEVAFYSVI encoded by the coding sequence ATGCTAAATGAAATTCAAAAAAATATATTTTTAGTTGAAGTACCGTTACCAAAAAATCCTTTAAGAGCATTAAATTGCTATTTTATAAAAAATGGAGATAATATTTTAGTCATCGATAGTGGTTTTGACCATGAAGAAAGTGAAAAAATATTCTTTGAAGCTTTAGAAGAATTAGGAGCAAAAATTGGGAAAACAGATATGTTTTTAACTCATTTACATGCTGATCATTCAGGACTTGCTCTAAAATTTAAAAATAAATATCAAGGAAAAGTTTATTGTAGTCAAATAGATACAGATTATATTAACCAAATGAAACACGAGCTATATGCTGATAGATTTGTTCCCACTTTAAAAGTTATGGGAATAGAGCCTGATTTTAAATTTTTTGAAACTCATCCGGGGCTTGTATATTGTGTAAAAGGGAAATTAGATACTACAATTGTTAAAGATGGAGATATTATAGATTTTGGAGATTATAAGTTTGAGGTTATTGATTTGAGTGGTCATACTCCTGGACAAGTTGGTATTTATGATAAACAACATAAAATTTTATTTTCTGGAGATCATATTTTGAATAAAATAACTCCTAATATAAGTTTTTGGGAATTTAAATATGAAGATATTTTGGGGACTTATCTTAAAAATTTAGATAAAGTTTATAATATGGAGGTAGATGTTATCTACTCAGCTCATAGAGGAATAATAGATAATCCAAAAACTAGAATAGATGAGTTAAAAAAACATTATGCAGATAGGAACGAAGAAGTCTATAATTTGTTAAAAGATGGAGAGAAGTTTACGGCTGTTGATATTGCTAGAAAAATGCATTGGGATTATAGAGCAAATAATTTTGATGAGTTTCCTAATAATCAAAAATGGTTTGCAACAGGAGAAGCACTAGCAAATTTAGAGCATCTAAGAGCTATAGGAAAAGCTAGAATGGATTTCGCTAATGAGGTTGCTTTTTACTCTGTTATATGA
- a CDS encoding Txe/YoeB family addiction module toxin: MKISFSIQAWEEYLYFQSQDKKTLKKINELIKDIERNGVLNGIGKPEKLTNNLSGLYSRRINDKDRLVYKLENDFIIILQCKGHYNDN, translated from the coding sequence ATGAAAATTAGTTTTTCTATTCAAGCTTGGGAAGAATATTTATATTTTCAAAGTCAAGATAAAAAGACATTAAAGAAAATAAATGAACTAATAAAAGATATTGAAAGAAATGGTGTATTGAATGGAATAGGTAAGCCTGAAAAACTAACTAATAATCTTAGTGGACTATATAGTAGAAGAATCAACGACAAAGATAGATTAGTTTATAAGTTAGAAAATGATTTTATAATTATCTTACAGTGCAAAGGGCATTATAATGATAATTAA
- a CDS encoding type II toxin-antitoxin system RelB/DinJ family antitoxin, protein MSMKLINIRMDEDLKKEMEIVCNDLGINITTAFTIFAKKLTREKRIPFNVSIDPFYSSENIKALQNSIDEVKDGKVIMKTIEELESME, encoded by the coding sequence ATGTCGATGAAATTAATAAATATTAGAATGGATGAAGATTTGAAAAAAGAAATGGAAATTGTTTGTAATGACTTAGGTATTAATATAACAACTGCATTTACTATATTTGCCAAGAAATTAACAAGAGAAAAGAGAATCCCTTTTAATGTATCAATAGACCCTTTCTATTCAAGTGAAAATATAAAAGCCTTACAAAACTCAATAGATGAAGTAAAAGATGGTAAAGTTATTATGAAAACTATAGAAGAATTGGAGTCTATGGAGTAA
- a CDS encoding cold shock domain-containing protein has translation MKGTVKWFNKEKGFGFITGEDGKDVFAHFSQIQKEGFKELFEGQEVEFDITEGQKGPQASNIVIVK, from the coding sequence ATGAAAGGTACTGTTAAATGGTTTAACAAAGAAAAAGGGTTTGGATTTATTACTGGTGAAGATGGAAAAGATGTTTTTGCACACTTTTCACAAATTCAAAAAGAAGGATTCAAAGAATTGTTTGAAGGTCAAGAAGTTGAGTTTGATATAACTGAAGGACAAAAAGGACCTCAAGCTTCTAATATAGTTATAGTTAAATAA
- the nox gene encoding H2O-forming NADH oxidase — MKIVVVGANHAGTACINTMLDNYQGNEVVVFDQNSNISFLGCGMALWIGHQIAGSEGLFYSSKEKLEAKGAKIHMETGVTNIDFDNKIVYATGKNGEKYEEKYDKLILSTGSLPMNLPIVGKELENVQYVKLFQNAQEVIDKLDSNKNIQKVAVVGAGYIGVELAEAFKRWGKEVYLIDAAKGCLSVYYDKIFRDQMDAQLKNHGINLEYDQLVKEIQGNGKVEKIITNKGELPVDMVILCAGFRPNTDLGKDKITLFKNGAYVVDKTQKTNLDDVYAIGDCATVFDNSINDVNYIALATNAVRSGIIAAHNVCGTKIESVGVQGSNGISIFGLNMVSTGLTLEKAEKLGIEALETTFHDLQKPEFMEHNNEEVYIRIVYRKDNRKIIGAQMSSKYDISMAMHVFSLAIQEGVTIDKFKLLDILFLPHFNKPYNYITMAALGAK; from the coding sequence ATGAAAATAGTTGTAGTAGGAGCAAACCATGCTGGAACAGCTTGTATCAACACAATGCTTGATAATTATCAAGGAAATGAAGTAGTTGTATTCGACCAAAATTCTAATATTAGTTTTTTAGGTTGTGGAATGGCATTATGGATAGGACATCAAATTGCAGGTTCTGAAGGTCTTTTTTATTCATCAAAAGAAAAATTAGAAGCTAAAGGTGCTAAAATTCATATGGAAACTGGAGTTACTAATATTGACTTTGATAATAAAATTGTATATGCTACTGGAAAAAATGGAGAAAAATACGAAGAAAAATATGACAAACTAATCTTATCAACTGGTTCTTTACCTATGAATTTACCAATTGTTGGAAAAGAATTAGAAAATGTACAATATGTAAAACTTTTCCAAAATGCACAAGAAGTTATAGATAAGTTAGATTCTAACAAAAATATTCAAAAAGTAGCTGTTGTTGGAGCTGGATACATCGGAGTTGAGCTTGCAGAAGCATTTAAAAGATGGGGAAAAGAAGTTTATTTAATAGATGCTGCTAAAGGTTGTCTATCTGTTTATTACGATAAAATATTTAGAGATCAAATGGATGCACAATTAAAAAATCATGGAATTAACCTTGAATATGATCAATTAGTAAAAGAAATTCAAGGAAATGGTAAAGTTGAAAAAATTATAACTAATAAGGGAGAATTACCAGTAGATATGGTTATTTTATGTGCTGGATTCAGACCTAATACAGATTTAGGAAAAGATAAAATAACTTTATTTAAAAATGGAGCCTATGTGGTAGATAAAACTCAAAAAACTAATTTAGATGATGTTTATGCTATTGGAGATTGTGCTACTGTTTTTGATAATTCAATCAATGATGTAAACTATATTGCTCTTGCAACTAATGCAGTTAGATCTGGAATTATTGCTGCTCATAATGTATGTGGAACTAAAATAGAAAGTGTTGGTGTTCAAGGTTCTAATGGTATTTCTATATTTGGATTAAATATGGTTTCTACTGGTCTTACTTTAGAAAAAGCTGAAAAATTAGGAATAGAAGCATTAGAAACTACTTTCCATGACTTACAAAAACCAGAATTTATGGAACACAATAACGAAGAGGTTTATATAAGAATCGTATATAGAAAAGATAACAGAAAAATAATAGGAGCTCAAATGTCTTCTAAATATGATATTTCTATGGCTATGCATGTATTCTCTTTAGCTATACAAGAAGGTGTAACTATTGACAAATTTAAACTATTAGATATATTATTCTTACCTCATTTTAATAAACCATACAACTATATAACTATGGCTGCTCTTGGAGCTAAATAG
- the creD gene encoding cell envelope integrity protein CreD: MENNLQKKFYTKKTSPIMKKIIFLFIFSLLLQIPLSFIGSLIFDRGDLYNKTVISIGNEWGKNQKIIAPVITISYTDTGIDNEKDIINSKTLAVVPVEKKFVILPDELNAIIKIKDEIRQRGIYNATVYNANMKLKGFFSPKDFPKNKKIKSYLSIGLSDTKALIKINKLKIGNLEKDLDAMSGTMAVPLITNGISAELKLDFNKILEEEKIPFEIDIDFRGSKDISILPLGKKNNIEISSNWKSPSFSGILPSEKNINNNGFSAKWEVSNLVRNYPQIIDINEDKYDDFYYDDSYYDDSYYDDSYYDDSYDENNSNNENTVIKTGLFDSITDYTQITRASKYGILFIMMSLVIVYIFEVISRRFTHYVQYLIVGLSLIIFYLLLLSLSEHIGFEWAYLISSLAIVIPNSLYIMSLTSNKKLGIGMFFFLSGIYAILFSILRMEQYALLTGSLLILTVLYVVMYLTKNTEIFERLENREK, translated from the coding sequence ATGGAAAATAACTTACAAAAAAAATTTTACACAAAAAAAACTTCCCCAATTATGAAAAAAATTATATTCTTATTTATTTTTTCACTTTTATTACAAATACCTTTATCGTTTATTGGAAGTTTAATTTTTGATAGAGGTGATTTATATAATAAAACTGTAATTAGCATTGGTAATGAATGGGGAAAAAATCAAAAAATTATAGCTCCTGTAATTACTATTTCATATACAGATACAGGTATAGATAATGAAAAAGATATCATTAATTCAAAAACTCTTGCAGTGGTTCCAGTTGAAAAGAAATTTGTAATACTTCCTGATGAGCTTAATGCAATTATTAAAATAAAAGATGAAATAAGACAAAGAGGAATATATAATGCCACTGTCTATAATGCAAATATGAAATTAAAAGGTTTTTTTTCGCCTAAAGATTTTCCAAAAAACAAAAAAATTAAATCTTATTTATCTATTGGATTATCAGACACTAAAGCTCTTATAAAAATCAATAAATTAAAAATAGGAAATTTAGAAAAAGATTTAGATGCTATGTCTGGAACTATGGCTGTTCCTTTAATCACTAATGGAATATCTGCCGAACTTAAATTAGATTTTAATAAAATTTTAGAAGAAGAAAAAATTCCTTTTGAAATTGATATAGACTTTAGAGGAAGTAAGGATATTTCAATATTACCTCTTGGAAAGAAAAACAATATCGAAATTAGTTCAAATTGGAAATCTCCAAGTTTTTCAGGCATCTTACCAAGTGAAAAAAATATCAATAATAACGGTTTTTCAGCTAAATGGGAGGTTTCAAATTTAGTTAGAAATTATCCTCAAATTATAGATATAAACGAAGATAAATACGATGATTTCTATTACGATGATTCCTATTACGATGATTCCTATTACGATGATTCCTATTACGATGATTCCTATGATGAAAATAACTCTAATAATGAAAATACTGTTATAAAAACTGGATTATTTGATTCTATAACAGATTATACTCAAATCACTAGAGCAAGTAAATACGGAATCTTGTTTATTATGATGAGTTTGGTCATAGTTTATATATTTGAAGTAATTAGCAGAAGATTTACTCACTATGTACAATACCTAATTGTAGGACTATCTCTTATTATTTTTTACCTACTATTACTATCTTTATCAGAGCATATAGGCTTTGAATGGGCTTATTTAATTTCCTCATTAGCTATAGTTATTCCAAACTCCTTATATATAATGAGTCTAACTTCAAATAAAAAACTTGGAATCGGAATGTTCTTTTTCTTAAGTGGTATTTATGCAATATTATTTTCTATCTTAAGAATGGAGCAATATGCTTTACTAACTGGAAGTCTATTGATACTTACTGTACTTTATGTTGTTATGTACCTAACAAAAAACACTGAAATTTTTGAAAGACTTGAAAATAGAGAAAAATAA
- a CDS encoding Na+/H+ antiporter family protein, whose translation MILLNPVVISVIVMTILCLLKLNVLLALVVSALVAGFTAGMPVGDIMGNLINGMGGNAETALSYILLGTLAVAINSTGVATIVSRKIASLVDGKKKILLIVIAVFSCFSQNLIPVHIAFIPILIPPLLKLMNSLKLDRRAMACSLTFGLKAPYIALPVGFGLIFHGILSAEMSKNGMEIAKTDVWKSTWFLGLFMIIGLLLAIFVSYTRSREYKDLPLKGMEEVEATEMETKHWLTLVAAALAFIIQLLTGSLPLGAIAALAAMFIFRTIKWKDIDEYINGGVGLMGLIAFIMLVAAGYGNIIRETGAVDSLVLSIHDMIGGSKAIGVAVMLLIGLLITMGIGTSFGTIPVVAAIYIPLCIKLGLSVEGSVIVLAAAAALGDAGSPASDSTLGPTSGLNADGQHDHIMDTCVPTFIHYNIPLLIGGFIGGMFF comes from the coding sequence ATGATTTTATTAAATCCAGTTGTTATATCAGTCATTGTTATGACTATTTTATGCTTATTAAAATTAAATGTTCTTTTGGCTTTAGTTGTATCTGCTTTAGTTGCTGGTTTCACAGCAGGAATGCCTGTTGGAGACATAATGGGAAATCTAATAAATGGTATGGGAGGAAATGCTGAAACAGCTTTGAGTTATATACTGTTAGGAACACTAGCTGTTGCTATTAATAGTACAGGAGTTGCTACTATAGTATCTAGAAAGATAGCTTCATTAGTTGATGGTAAAAAGAAAATATTACTTATAGTTATAGCTGTATTTTCTTGTTTTTCACAAAATTTAATACCGGTTCATATAGCATTTATTCCTATATTAATTCCACCTTTATTAAAATTAATGAACTCTTTGAAATTGGATAGAAGAGCTATGGCTTGTTCTTTAACATTTGGGTTAAAAGCACCATATATAGCATTACCAGTTGGGTTTGGATTAATTTTCCATGGTATTCTTTCAGCAGAAATGAGTAAAAATGGTATGGAAATAGCAAAAACTGATGTATGGAAATCTACATGGTTTTTAGGTTTATTTATGATTATTGGTTTATTATTAGCAATTTTTGTTTCTTACACAAGAAGTAGAGAATATAAAGATTTACCTCTAAAAGGTATGGAAGAAGTAGAAGCTACTGAAATGGAAACTAAACATTGGTTAACATTAGTTGCTGCTGCACTTGCATTTATTATTCAATTATTAACAGGTTCTTTACCTTTAGGAGCAATAGCTGCTTTAGCTGCAATGTTTATATTTAGAACTATAAAATGGAAAGATATTGATGAATATATCAATGGTGGAGTAGGACTTATGGGGCTAATAGCTTTCATCATGCTAGTTGCTGCTGGTTATGGAAATATAATTAGAGAAACTGGAGCTGTTGATTCATTAGTATTGAGTATACATGATATGATAGGAGGAAGCAAAGCTATAGGAGTTGCTGTAATGTTGTTAATAGGATTGTTAATAACTATGGGAATTGGAACTTCTTTTGGAACTATTCCAGTTGTTGCTGCTATATATATTCCTTTATGTATAAAATTAGGGCTATCAGTAGAAGGATCAGTAATAGTTCTTGCAGCAGCAGCAGCATTAGGAGATGCTGGATCACCTGCATCAGATTCAACATTAGGACCAACATCTGGGCTTAATGCCGATGGTCAACATGATCATATAATGGATACTTGTGTTCCTACATTTATACACTATAATATACCTCTTCTTATTGGAGGATTTATTGGAGGAATGTTCTTCTAA
- a CDS encoding peptidylprolyl isomerase has translation MSLQAIIKTDKGEIKLNLFPEVAPITVLNFVTLAKIGYYNGLTFHRVIKDFMIQGGDPSGTGAGGPGYQFGDEFKKGVVFDRKGLLAMANAGPNTNGSQFFITHVPTDWLNYHHTIFGEVVEQADQDVVDKVEQGDVMKEIVIVGETDKLVEDNKEFYAQLTEFLKI, from the coding sequence ATGAGTTTACAAGCTATTATTAAAACAGACAAGGGGGAGATAAAACTAAATTTATTTCCTGAGGTTGCTCCAATAACAGTTCTAAATTTTGTTACATTAGCAAAAATTGGCTATTATAATGGATTGACATTTCATAGAGTTATAAAAGATTTTATGATTCAAGGTGGAGATCCTAGTGGAACTGGAGCAGGAGGACCTGGATATCAATTTGGTGATGAATTCAAAAAAGGTGTTGTATTTGATAGAAAAGGGCTTTTGGCTATGGCAAATGCTGGGCCAAATACAAATGGTTCTCAATTTTTTATCACACATGTTCCAACTGATTGGCTAAATTATCATCATACTATCTTCGGTGAAGTTGTAGAACAAGCTGATCAAGATGTAGTTGATAAAGTTGAACAGGGAGATGTGATGAAAGAAATTGTTATTGTAGGAGAAACAGATAAATTAGTAGAAGATAATAAAGAATTTTATGCACAATTAACCGAATTTCTAAAAATCTAA
- a CDS encoding THUMP domain-containing class I SAM-dependent RNA methyltransferase, which produces MIFIASTTMGLESVVKEECLSLGFKNIKVFDGRVEFEGDFTDLVKANIHLRCSDRVFIKMAEFKALTYEELFQNIKKIEWGDYIDENGEFPVSWVSSVKSKLYSKSDIQRIVKKAMVEKLKEKYKREIFLENGALYSIKIHCHKDIFIVMLDSSGESLTKRGYRANQRVAPIKETLAAALVLLSKWRANEVFLDPMCGTGTIAIEAAMIARNIAPGANRNFSSEKWSIIPENIWTDTRDEAFSNENLDIELKIMASDIDEKSIEIAKGNAEKAGVLDDITFSVKDYRELESPAKYGAVIVNPPYGERLMNGEDEDIYQFYKEFGDFCKRKLAKWSYYVITSYEDFEKAFSEKSTKNRKLYNGGIKCHFYQYFGAGKNGYKN; this is translated from the coding sequence GAAGGTGATTTTACAGATTTGGTTAAAGCTAATATCCATTTAAGATGTTCTGATAGGGTTTTTATAAAAATGGCTGAATTTAAAGCTCTTACTTATGAAGAACTTTTTCAAAATATAAAAAAGATAGAGTGGGGAGATTATATTGATGAAAACGGAGAATTCCCAGTTTCTTGGGTAAGTTCTGTAAAATCAAAATTGTATTCAAAATCAGATATTCAAAGAATAGTTAAAAAGGCTATGGTTGAAAAGTTGAAAGAAAAGTATAAAAGAGAAATCTTTTTAGAAAATGGAGCTTTATATTCAATAAAAATTCATTGTCATAAAGATATTTTTATAGTTATGCTTGATAGTTCTGGAGAGTCTTTAACGAAAAGAGGATATAGAGCAAATCAAAGAGTAGCTCCTATTAAAGAAACTTTAGCGGCAGCTCTAGTATTGCTATCGAAATGGAGAGCTAACGAAGTTTTTTTAGATCCGATGTGTGGAACAGGAACTATAGCTATTGAAGCAGCTATGATAGCTAGAAATATTGCTCCAGGAGCTAATAGAAATTTTTCATCTGAAAAATGGTCTATTATTCCTGAAAATATTTGGACTGACACTAGAGATGAAGCTTTTTCAAATGAAAATCTCGATATAGAACTAAAAATAATGGCTTCTGATATAGACGAAAAAAGTATAGAAATTGCTAAAGGGAATGCTGAAAAAGCAGGTGTCTTAGACGATATAACATTTTCAGTAAAAGATTATAGAGAGTTAGAAAGTCCAGCAAAATATGGGGCAGTAATAGTAAATCCTCCTTATGGAGAAAGACTTATGAATGGAGAAGATGAAGATATATATCAATTTTATAAGGAATTTGGAGATTTTTGTAAGAGAAAGTTAGCAAAGTGGTCGTATTATGTAATAACATCATATGAAGATTTTGAAAAAGCTTTTTCAGAAAAATCAACAAAAAATAGAAAATTGTATAATGGTGGAATAAAATGTCATTTCTATCAATATTTTGGAGCAGGGAAAAATGGATACAAAAATTAA